The window CCGGCGGCGCCCCGTGGTGCACCCCTCGGCGCAGGCGCCCCTGCCCCAAAACTACCGTACGTCGCGGCGCCGTACCAAATGACGACATCTATGGGCGATATTCACTGGGAAGTCTTTTTCCCTGGCAATATCTCGTCTATTTTTGTTGATATTAGGTCACTTCTTATAGATTTGGGGGTCTTTCGGGGTCACTTCCATTGATTTTTAGTTGCTTCACGTCGATTGAGTTGGCTGCGGCTATGCTACGAGGCTAACGtagctctccctctctctttggCTTTGGTTTAGCCTTCACCTTCTTCGACCCCAACGACCTGGCCTGTCAGGAGATCCTGTCGGACCCCCGGACCACCATCCCGGAGCTCTTTGCCATCGTGCGTCAGTGGGTCCCGCAGGTGCAGCACAAGATCGACGTCATCGGCAACGAGGTGAGACGGGCGAAAGGCGTCGTTGCGTCAATCGTACACTCCTGGCTTGGGGCAAAGTCAACGTGTTGACGCGACAAAGAAACCACGActagaatatttttaaaaagaaatcattgatGGCCGTGCCTGATGAAGTGGGAGGGACGGCAGGGAACGGATTAACATTCCTGCTTCAAATTTGTTGGAAAAGAGATTGCATTGTGCCCCTACCAAAATGGCCGaagggcagccatgttggtaggggccaAGTTCCCTTCCAAGTCAACATTAGTAAGCAGTCCCAATTAGCAAATCTTTTCAAGTATTATTTGATCTACGTCAAGGGATCTGCTATTTAGTCTGTGTCTGCCATAGACGGCTGTAGACGTCCAAATCGAttcgaagtgggagggttgacagCGAACGAGCATTTGTTTATTTGCGGCCACCTTCCTTCCTTCAAGTGTCTTGGACGTCTACTTGCCGTGAACCCAATATGAAATGAGCTTGCATCATCAGGGTGGCCATCTTGGATGGGGCGACTTCTCCTCGGAAGTCAACGCCGACCCCGAAACTCGTGTTAAAGTCGTTCCAATTGAAAGCGGGAAGATGATTGTGCGCGTCTGTGTCAGATTCTAAAACGTGGTTGCCACGTCAACGACCGCGACGGCCTGACGGACATGACGCTGCTCCACTACAGCTGCAAGGCGGGCGCGCACGGCGTGGGTGAGTGACACTCTCCCGCGTTCTCGTGCTTTTTGGCCCATGGGATGATTCAATGGGTCGTTTTGTCGCAGGCGACCCGGCGGCGGCGTTGCGTCTGACCAGCCAGCTGATGTCTCTGGGCGCGGACGTCAGCCTGAGGAGCCGCTGGACCAACATGAACGCCCTGCACTACGCCGCCTACTTCGACGTCCCGGAACTGGTGCGGGTGCTGCTGAAGGCCGCCAAACCCAGAGGTTAGTCGTCGGCGTTGGCGGGGGAGCCTGACATCGGGGGATCGGGCGCCAACGCTTTTTCTGGCACGGCAGTTTTGAACTCCACGTGCAGCGACTTCCAGTACGGGACGGCTCTGCACATCGCCGCCTCCAACCTGTGCCTGGGCGCCGTCAACTGTCTCCTGGAGCACGGCGCCAACCCCACCGTCCGGGTAAGAACCTCCACTTCTTAACTTGTTGGCGTAGTATTAGCATTGTAGCTAATACTACTGTATTAGCATTGTAGCTAATACTACCACtttaaaccaaaacaaaaagagaTACGACACGTTCTGGGTTGTTGTCGGCAGAACGAAAACGGCCACGTCCCGGCCGAGGTGGTCCCGGACCCCATGGACATGACTCTGGACAAGGCGGAGGCGGCCATGGTGGCCAAGGAGCTGAAGCAGCTGCTCCTGGACGCCGTGCCGCTCAGCTGTAACCTTCCCAGAGCCACCTTGCCCAACTACGACAACATTCCCGGGAACCTCATGCTGTCCTCGCTGGGCATGAAGCTGGGGGAGCGTGTGCTGCTGGACGACATGAAGGTCAGAAAGCCTGGACCCGGTCCAGCTTTGTGCGCCCGGACGTCAGATCTTGTACATGTtcgaaatcaacaggaattgacCTGTAAATGCCCTAAATCATTCATAGAAAGTCACCTAAATTTGCACTGACCTTTCAGAAGGGGACGCTCCGGTTTTGCGGGACCACCGAGTTCGCCAGCGGCCAGTGGGTGGGCGTGGAGCTGGACGAACCGGAGGGCAAGAACGACGGCAGCGTGGGCGGCGTGCGCTACTTCATCTGCCCTCCCAAACTGGGCATCTTCGCTCCGGTGTCCAAGATCGCCAAGTCGGCGGAGCAGACGGCGTCCTCCGTCACCTCCACGCCCAGGACCCCCCGCGCCGATCTGGCCTCGCGCCTGACCGGGAAGAACAAGAAAGACAAAGAGAAGAAGGAGAAAGGTGAGACGCGCTTTAAAAATGACGTAGTACTGTCTTTGTTGACATCAATGCATCTCTGGAGAAAGTGGCCTCTgtcgcaagatggccgccggtcGCAAATGTGCCTATAGAAACAATGCCATGTCTCCTCAGTCCCGAAGAAGAAGTCGTCCGTGGTCAGCCTGGATCCGGAAGGACTGAACGTGGAGGTCGGAGATCAGGTTTTGGTTGCCGGGCAGAAAAACGGCATTGTGCGCTTCATCGGAAAGAcagactttgctccaggtgagaTGCAGCGACCATtccaaagagttaaaaaaaagataattcacGTTTCAGAGATAAAGAGATAAAAAAATTCCACTTGCACGGACAGGTTTGTGGTTCGGCGTGGAGTTGGACCAGCCCACCGGCAAGCACGACGGCTCCGTCTTCGGCGTCCGCTACTTCAGCTGCCTGCCCAAATATGGCGTGTTTGCCCCGCCCTCTCGAGTCCAGAGGTAGGGACCGCCCCCTTCCCTCGCCTCCCCATCCGGGGAGGTCCGCTTTCAAGCCGACGCTCTTTCTCTCAGGACGGGGGGACCTCCGCGGGGCACCCAGAACGAGCAGAAGAACGTGAAGAAAGTCCACCAGGTCACCAGTGAgtatcgccgccgccgccggcgcgtCCCCCTCCGTCGAAATCCGGCGCCGTTGACCTCCGGGGCGTCTCGCCGCAGTGTCTCAACCCAAGCGGAACTTCAACGCGGTGGGCTCTCCCAAAGATCTGACCTCCGAGAGCTCCATGTCCAGGTAAGGGTGGAGCCGGCCGGTTCCCGGGACGGCCGAGGAGAAGCGCTCAAgcgcccctttttttttcttcaaggttGCTCTTCTGCTGCTGGTTTCCGTGGATGCTGCGAGCCGAGATGCGCACCTGAGCGCGTCCTCCCGCGCCGGCGTTTCCTCCAACAATCTTCTCGCTTAGCCCTTCCCGATATTTAGTGCCTTGTCGATCAAATGTACCTTTGCTGAAGAACGCCACACCACACgttctcctctcctctccattTTTGTTCCCCCTTCAAAATCTCAAAAAGTGAACTTTTTATTCGAGTGCGGAAAAGCGTCAGCGTATTTTAATTTAGCGTATTTTGCGTGGtcagcgcgtctgcctcactgttctgagaaCGAAGGTCCAATCCCCGGGGAGTTCCGACCTTCCcgtgcagagtttgcatgttctcctgcgtgggttttctccgggtacgccggtttcctcccatatccccccccccaaaaaaacatgcatgctaggctaattgtacacgTGATCCTAGCGTAATTGGTCGCTTGTCTCATTgcgccttgtgattggctggcaacccattcagggctggccatagttggctgggataggctccagcacccccaggtgaagataagcagtaccaaaaaaatgaatatcttTACATGATAATCGTGTATTTACATAactatcccattttttttttaccttatgttaaaatattgacgctgggcattttttttggggtgcgTCAACATTATGTTTCTATTTAGTCGGGACTAATTAGCTAAAATCTTGTGGGCCAAAAGCACTAAGGAAGCCAAAACGTATCCATATGATAGTGTTTagattcttttttaattttctttaaagCCTTTACGTCGTTTGTTGCCTTTCTTCCAACTTGTCTTTTGTTCGGAAAAGTGCCAACTTTTCTTCTGCGGAAGTTAGCGGTGATTAGgatttattatttcaaatacTTATCAAATAAGCTGCTCTCATTGGCCGTCGATGACACCGAAACACCATCCTTCGATGCCAGGATCGGACGTTCGTCGCCGTctatggtagccaatgagataTCTCGTCCCGGATCTGTTCGGAATACAACCCACATTACTTAACGTCGGCCGCTAGGCGTCACCAATGAGTCACTAGTGTTTTGTTAGTTCTATATTGTAAGCCATACAGTAtctataaatacacacacaaacaatatATAGGAATTATAGGAAACATTTATCTTGTACTCGAAGTCTGGAGtcgtcttttttgttttgacttgTGATTTTGGGTTCCCGAAAGTGTCTTTTGTTCTTTACATGGCGTGTTCCGACAGTTCACTgcatgctgtgtgtgtgtgtgtgtgtgtactttgtACTTTTATCTCTGTGTACTTTTCTCATCTTCTCATTAGCATGGAAATGCGGCCTGTAATATTAACCACTGCTGTCATTCATACTCGATATACAAAATAAaggatttgatgtttttttttaaggcgctgttatttgttttgacttggaaagccagtcaagtttgatttgaGTGTACGATGAATGGTACGAAGGATCAGAGATTACAAAATAATGAAAgaaaggaataaaaaataacatttaaaaatgtggaaatacaaaaatattttaattaaataattaaatatcatTCATTGAAGAAAAGTGCTTTGTTCTTGTATTtgtatattgcatttttttattattattataattaactcaatttaaatatttatttccaattaaaggaaaaactaaaatatatttatttagtttttttttttaatttcccaaTTTCAGACTTGCAACGACTACATTGTCCACAAGAGGGCAACGTAAGACGGGTCACAAAAACTCCGCAAATGTGTCGACCGAGCGACTGGTAGTAAGTAGTGCTACTAGATTTATTTGGCATCTAGGCTTTAACTATTTTAGAGCCATcgacgacgatagacgtccatttatgtccaatacattcatttgctgccagaaaaaaaacgtcCTCTAACatcgatagatgtccaatccattgatttCTTCATTGAATTTCAAGTAACGGATTGGCCGCCTCGCCCCCTCAAAAGGCACAAAATGAGctaagaggcattaaaaaagttTCCAAGCAGTCAATCCATCTCTTAATCCGCTTATCCCAAATGGagccaatcaaatcaaatgaaaactCGACACCGTTTTGCATGTTGGGGATTTTTCATCCATGTTTAAACGGAGGGGGTGGCGGCCTGGCGACTGGTCTCTTTGGAAGAAGAGCTCGGATTGGCTGTCCGGGTAAACAATAGGACTATTATTGGCTGACAGCAGCACAATAGTGCTGGCATTGCGGGAGCAAAGCCAACAAAAAGACTGTTTGGGCCTCCGACAGGTCAGCGGGTCACTCTGCAAGTCTTCTCTTTGCACATTTAGACACTAGTCAGAATGCGCGACAAAATTTAGGAATATATCTTCAggcattaaaaataacaatagcaaAACCACACTTGCTTGAATGATATGGATTGGAAAGTAAGATTTTGGCCTTGGTTGTTTACTATAATCAAGATATTTCCTGCTACAGTTGGATGACACAAAAAAAGGCTAGCtcactttttcccttttttatttgtatagccAGAATTTGACAACTTTTACTCCATTTTCCTCATTTAGCAACGCAAATGTAGTCAAGTTTCACTATTTTTGTACAGATTTTTTGGCTGGTTCAATTGTAAGAAGTCAAaaactgcaacaacaaaaaatgccaagctattttgaaaaaaactacAACAAGCCATCTTTGTTTCTAGCAATTATTTCTACCTGCTTATCTGTACTTTGCATATAATAGTTTTCTAttagattttaatttgatctgaaTGGCAACCACCTTAAAGTGTACTCTACCTTTCACCCGaggttagctaggataggctcctgcTTCtagtttaaaatttaaattactgaacattgacggccatagacgtccaaatcaaAACTCGTTCAAGAGGGCCGGGCTTCCATCGACGtcaagcgtgtgcggtcgattggtcgccgctcttttggtcgccgtcttttggtcgccgtcttttggtcgctggtcttttggtcgccccgaccgcgacaacgggcgaccaaaagaccggcgaccaaaagaccgacgaccaaaagaccgacgaccaaaagaccgacgacaaaacaaggtaaaagaacacggtctacacatgaataaaagccaacattggccatgagccgtttcactgagcccacgtgtgagtgtagaagagtttgtatgtacatgcgctgtccctttaagaagcgacgtcagtcagggtcttaacttaacaagttctccaacaaaaaacaatcaaagtccgggaaatttggagcttttctttagcctaataattactaggccattaagtatgactaaatagtcattcgcagtttgtatttagggaatttgagcaaccatttaaatggtaattatcaataaccttccgggcgaccaaaagaccggcgaccaatcgaccgtttaCCGACGTCAAGGACCGCCAACGAGCCCGACAGAAAGCGAGTGCCTTGTGTGCACAGTACACATTGCTGTTAGCACAGTGGAAAGTGGGTCAAGTGTTTCAGGTTCACGCAGGGGGCGTGGCCAGGAGACTACCTGCGGCAGGTGAAGTGACGTCACGCCGGCTCGCACTCGCGCTCACATCGCATTCGCTCAGCCGGGCGAGGGCAACCGGCGGCGTCGTTTGGCAGCAGGTAACATTgccgtgacctttgacctctccTTACGTGCTTTCGTCCGACGCTCGTTTGTCTCGCCGGCTCGGGTGGCGTAGCGGAAGTCGTCCGCGTGTCGTTTCGGAACGTGTCGATGTCGTCGTCGCGTGACGGAACGTGAGAAAGTCAGTACGTGCAAACGGGGGGTTATTTGCGTAGGAACCGCGGGACCGTCTGTCGCCATGGTAACCGACGACAGACACTCAAAATGCTCCAAAAATGAACGGAAAGAGGCTGCACTTcagaaatgtgtgatttttagtTGCCCCAAAAATCAAAACGTGACTGAGAAATACAACCAATTTCACTtgtaacaggaagtgatgtgaaatgaccccaaaattaacaggaagtgacccattaaTCCCCTGTAATCAATAAgaattgccccaaaataaaGTGACTCAAATGTGACTCATAAGAAAATGTACTTGGAAATGCATTCCCTagaaatttgtttaaaaaaaatgcagttttaaaaTTCAGAATTAATTTTCTGGTTCTAAGGGAACTTAATTAAActctttccatgtttttttgttccaagcAAGAGCCATTTTGGTCCTTTGAACAAAGTCATACTTTGCGTCCAAACATTTTCTTCTCTTAGGGAAACAAAAAGGGCGTCCGATCGTCGGTCGGTGGCGCTGccgcccctccctccctcttgtTATGGAGCTTTGAGAGAAGTCACTCGAAACCGTGTGAACCGCTGCATCTTTTCTTCTGGCCTCGGGCTCGTCTTCCCGCGTACGAGCACACAGCCGCTCTTTGTCCGTCCTCCCCGTCTCCGGACGGACCAAGGCGACCCGATTCATTTGGTTCCACGCTCTCCGTggtttttccaaacaaaagCCAAGGGAATTTAGGAAACCCGTCCCTATCGCTGACCGACAAATACACTCTAGTGTCGCAAAATGTGCCGGAAAAGGCCCAAAAATCCACAGAAATGCCTCGGGATGAACGGGAACTGGCCCAGAAATGCCACAACATGGATAAGGAAGTGACTCGGATGTGCTCCAAAATGACATCACTCAAATTCAACGGAATGGGAATTGAACTCCCAAAATTTAAAAAGCCAACCTAATGTACATCAGGAACTGAGCCAGAACTTCCACTTGAAAGAAATGACTGGAAATCACCAAGAAATAACCAATGAATGCCCtaaaacaggggtagggaacctatggctcaggagccatatgtggctcttcgctaacttgtgaggtcaaatatgtatttaaaccgctagtgacagagccgagtcccgaatgcaccaataggagcgtcacgtcggcactatggcgccgacactacctcgaacttcaatcatctttttcttttcattgcacttttctgcatgcatattttcattgattagcaactaagtaacagtgttgtcaaaagaattgtactttaaaagtggtaaattgaccccaaaaagaaaaaccacatcaaatttttcacatttttactcttaaattcagagtatgtctctcaaggaatacaatttgaaaataggaattgtttatggctctctatgtcaaaaaggttcccgagccCTGGCCTAAAAGAAACAAGAAGTGACTCAAAGTCAACGGAATTGAGCCATAACAGCTCTCGAATGGCCTAAAATCAATCTCGAAACGTTCCCAAATCAGGAAGAAAGGCCTCAAAATCAATCGGAAGTGACGTGGCAATGTCCACAAAGAACAACGTTTCAAGTTGACAGAGAAACACACGTCGGGTTGAACTAGTGCCGCATCCGTCCATCGGTTTGTCACAAAAACGGCGGCCGGCGTGTCACGGCGATGTCGCCGCCGATTCAAAAGGCGACATCGCTGACGCTAGCGCCCAAACATCACCGAACGCGAGCAACAAAGCCGGGAGGAAAGCCTCCTCCTTCGCCGTGTCGTGTTCTTTGGCGGTTGGCGACTCCGGGACGACAAGTCACGTCCGCCCAGCTCCAAAACGCGCAAGCCGGCGGCGCGCCTTCCCGCCATGACCTGCTCTCTTCCAGGCGGCGATCTGACCACGTCACCGTGTCCGGATTAGACGCGCCGCCGCGCCAGATGGATCGAGAAGAAGAGTCGACGGACGCCCGGGATGGCGAACCGGCGGAGTGCCAGGCGTGAGTCCCGCCGAGGGCGGACGGGACGCGGCGGGCGGGCGTGGCGTGGCGCTCACTCGGGCCTTTGCCACCGCAGCTTGGAGAGAAGATGGCGGCTGTGGCACGGCTTCATGGAGGAACACGCCCACCTGGACGCTTGGCTGCGATCGGCCGAGCGGACCCTGGCCTCCGGTGATGCGGCGCGGGTCACCCGCGGTGGCGCCGTCGACGACGTCGGGAGGTTGCAGGTCAGGAATGAATGGACGGAGCAAACGACGTCGGGTagatccgtgaccggacgtttggtcgcccggacaaaAATGGAAGGTGCATATTTTGTCTCTTCCCGCCAGAGACTGCGTTGCGAGGTGGCCTCGCGTCTAGCTCAGCTGGACTCGCTGACCCAGAGGAAGCGTTCCCTGGCGCCGCTGTTCCAGGGCGCCATGCGGGCCCGCCTCCTGGCCGCCGTCCGGGACTGCCGACTCCGATGGCTCAACGTCAAACTGGAGTCCCTCGGCGGGAAACTCCAGGTCGGATGCCGGCCATTGGgctgcaaaaatacaaaaatcattGGCGGAGAAGCTTGCTCTCACGAGCTAGCTAGCTAATATGCTCCTTGCGGGGTTAGCCCGAGTTAGCCAGCTCATGCTAGCTGTTGCTATCTTCCGCTAGCAACTGTTAGCGGGCGTTCACGAGGCGGGGTTCCAAACGGGGCGTCCCGTGACCGCATTGCCAGTGACGTCCTCCCGCAGGGTTTCCAATACGAGTGGGAGGAGTTTAAGGAGGAGACGGAGGAGCTGGCCGTCTGGTTGGCTGAAATGGAAGCCGGTCTCACCGAAGTCCTGCACGCCACGGGGAACACGTGTCAAAAACTCCGACAGCTGCAGGTGCCTTcaaactttcttttttctttaacttgGGGGAATGTTGTctgtaccaacatggccgccacgGCCATGATTGGGCGGTTTGATTGAGAAAGTTGTGTTTATTTGTCCGCTGCCAATCTTCCACTTGAAACGCCTCGTCAGCGGTTCAAGCACAGCGTGAGCGTCAACTCAGCCCGCGTGAACGGGGTGCTGCAGCGCGGCGAGTTCCTCATCCAGCACGCCGACGACGCCCGCGACGCCGAGCGTGTGGAGCGCCGCCTGCTGGAGCTCCTCCGCCAATGCGCTCACGTCTACGGCGACATCGGACGAGCGCGCACCAGACTCCTCAGCATG of the Stigmatopora argus isolate UIUO_Sarg chromosome 10, RoL_Sarg_1.0, whole genome shotgun sequence genome contains:
- the clip3 gene encoding CAP-Gly domain-containing linker protein 3 → MTKEENLEMKEKERHEQEEEQEEEEEDEDEEDAKVRRGDDEELTEEDEDDDDGDRREAETEAPEEPEGPTVADDEPLSVSALQSPLRESRRRPVVHPSAQAPLPQNYPFTFFDPNDLACQEILSDPRTTIPELFAIVRQWVPQVQHKIDVIGNEILKRGCHVNDRDGLTDMTLLHYSCKAGAHGVGDPAAALRLTSQLMSLGADVSLRSRWTNMNALHYAAYFDVPELVRVLLKAAKPRVLNSTCSDFQYGTALHIAASNLCLGAVNCLLEHGANPTVRNENGHVPAEVVPDPMDMTLDKAEAAMVAKELKQLLLDAVPLSCNLPRATLPNYDNIPGNLMLSSLGMKLGERVLLDDMKKGTLRFCGTTEFASGQWVGVELDEPEGKNDGSVGGVRYFICPPKLGIFAPVSKIAKSAEQTASSVTSTPRTPRADLASRLTGKNKKDKEKKEKVPKKKSSVVSLDPEGLNVEVGDQVLVAGQKNGIVRFIGKTDFAPGLWFGVELDQPTGKHDGSVFGVRYFSCLPKYGVFAPPSRVQRTGGPPRGTQNEQKNVKKVHQVTMSQPKRNFNAVGSPKDLTSESSMSRLLFCCWFPWMLRAEMRT
- the LOC144083612 gene encoding nesprin-2, encoding MRARLLAAVRDCRLRWLNVKLESLGGKLQGFQYEWEEFKEETEELAVWLAEMEAGLTEVLHATGNTCQKLRQLQRFKHSVSVNSARVNGVLQRGEFLIQHADDARDAERVERRLLELLRQCAHVYGDIGRARTRLLSMRLVFEDDFLLTPPPPDSGCPSETWLDEDKELRLDPTERRRRHSRPSRPPSPSNEHLGLEWDPSVDVGRHFSFCAVNTGAERKPAGVLELIPANYGRKWRPAHPRPQ